The genomic DNA GCACACCAATAATTCTCGTACAAATTTGTTTAAATGTATAACGTAGTCTTGGTGTGATTTTATGTGTGTAAACAAGTAACATATATTGTTGCAAAATACAAACTTTAAAAATAGAAATTACTATTGTAATAATAGTAAAGGCATAAAGTTTTCTTCTTTAAAGTATACTTTCATCTGCAAAACTAAAATAGGCTTTCTCTGTTATAATTAAATGGTCTAAAACTTTTATATCTAGACTTTGAGCTGCAGTTTTGAGTTTTTGTGTTAAATTTTTATCTGCAAGACTTGGGTTTAAAGTTCCCGATGGATGATTATGAGCTAGAATTATACCTACTGCTCCAACTTCTAATGCTATTTTTAATGCCAACCGTACATCTACCAATGTACCAGTAATTCCACCTTTACTTAATTGATTTTTTTGTATAACTTTATTAGAGTTATTTAAATAAATAATCCAAAATTCCTCGTGTGGCAACTCTCCTATTTCTGGTTGCATTAACTCAAAAACAGATTTACTTGAAGTAATTTTTTTACGTTCTAAAGCTTCACTTCCGCGACGCCTTCTACCTAGCTCTAGTGCAGCAATAATAGAAATTGCTTTAGCTTCACCAATACCTTTAAATGCTGTAAGTTGTTTTATTGTTAATTTACCTAATTCGCTTAAGTTATTATCTGTACTTGCTAAAATTCGTTTACATAATGCAACTGCGCTTTCCTCTCTGTTTCCAGAACCTATAAGTATGGCTACTAACTCTGCATCACTTAAAGCTGCTTTACCTTTATATAATAGTTTTTCTCTTGGCTGGTCGTCTTGCGACCAGTTTTTAATTGAAAAAGAAGTGGGTTTATTACTCATGTTATAAATCTACATCTTTTTTTTTGTTTCTACTTTT from Lacinutrix sp. 5H-3-7-4 includes the following:
- the radC gene encoding DNA repair protein RadC; the encoded protein is MSNKPTSFSIKNWSQDDQPREKLLYKGKAALSDAELVAILIGSGNREESAVALCKRILASTDNNLSELGKLTIKQLTAFKGIGEAKAISIIAALELGRRRRGSEALERKKITSSKSVFELMQPEIGELPHEEFWIIYLNNSNKVIQKNQLSKGGITGTLVDVRLALKIALEVGAVGIILAHNHPSGTLNPSLADKNLTQKLKTAAQSLDIKVLDHLIITEKAYFSFADESIL